In the genome of Pangasianodon hypophthalmus isolate fPanHyp1 chromosome 23, fPanHyp1.pri, whole genome shotgun sequence, one region contains:
- the arpc1b gene encoding actin-related protein 2/3 complex subunit 1B, translated as MAYHSFLLEPISCHAWNKDRTQIALCPNNHDVHIYKKEGNSWNKIHVLKEHNGQVTGIDWAPESNRIVTCGTDRNAYVWTLKGDVWKPTLVILRINRAARCVKWSPKENKFAVGSGSRLISVCYFEQENDWWVCKHIKKPIRSTILCLDWHPNNVLLAAGSCDFKCRIFSAYIKEVEEKPAPTPWGSKMPFGEVMFESSGTAGWVHGVSFSESGNRVAWASHDSTVAVAEGGKTAVITSLTSETLPLLCVTFITENSLVAAGHDCYPVLFVYDAGKGALAFGGKLDVPKQSTQKGLTARERFQNLDKKATSDTKEAVLESLHKNSISQISVLDGGKAKCAKFCTTGMDGGMAIWDVKTLESAMKDLKIV; from the exons ATGGCTTACCACAGCTTTCTGCTGGAGCCCATCAGCTGCCACGCCTGGAACAAGGATCGAACTC AAATTGCACTGTGCCCCAATAACCATGATGTCCACATCTATAAAAAGGAGGGGAATAGCTGGAACAAGATCCATGTGCTAAAGGAGCACAATGGCCAAGTCACTG GTATCGACTGGGCACCGGAGAGCAACCGCATCGTGACCTGCGGCACTGACCGTAATGCTTACGTGTGGACCCTGAAGGGTGATGTGTGGAAGCCCACGCTGGTCATCCTCAGGATCAACCGTGCTGCCCGCTGCGTTAAGTGGTCACCCAAGGAAAACAAGTTCGCTGTGGGGAGCGGATCCCGCCTCATCTCGGTCTGCTACTTCGAGCAGGAGAATGACTG GTGGGTTTGTAAGCACATTAAGAAGCCCATTCGCTCTACTATCCTGTGCCTGGACTGGCATCCCAACAATGTCCTGCTGGCTGCTGGATCGTGTGATTTCAAATGCAG GATTTTCTCAGCCTATATCAAAGAGGTGGAGGAGAAGCCCGCTCCAACTCCATGGGGCTCCAAGATGCCATTCGGAGAGGTGATGTTTGAGTCGTCTGGCACTGCAGGCTGGGTGCATGGGGTTTCTTTCTCCGAGAGCGGGAATCGCGTGGCCTGGGCTAGTCATGACAGCACGGTCGCTGTGGCTGAAGGAGGCAAGACTGCTGT CATCACCAGTCTGACTTCAGAGACCCTTCCCCTGCTTTGTGTGACCTTCATCACTGAGAACAGCTTAGTGGCAGCA GGCCACGACTGTTACCCTGTGCTGTTTGTCTACGATGCTGGAAAAGGGGCTCTGGCTTTTGGGGGGAAACTTGATGTTCCCAAGCAGAGCACTCAGAAAGGACTGACTGCCAGGGAGCGCTTCCAGAACCTGGACAAGAAAGCCACGTCGGACACCAAGGAGGCCGTGCTGGAGTCCCTGCACAAAAACAGCATcag tcaaATCTCAGTGCTTGATGGAGGGAAAGCGAAGTGCGCCAAATTCTGCACCACtgggatggatggaggaatggCCATTTGGGATGTAAAG ACCCTTGAATCTGCCATGAAAGATCTGAAGATTGTCTAA
- the arpc1a gene encoding actin-related protein 2/3 complex subunit 1A produces the protein MSLHQFLLEPITCHAWNRDRTQIAISPNNHEVHIYKKSGNQWIKAHELKEHNGHITGIDWAPKSDRIVTCGADRNAYVWSQKDGVWKPTLVILRINRAATFVKWSPLENKFAVGSGARLISVCYFESENDWWVSKHIKKPIRSTVLSLDWHPNNVLLAAGSCDFKCRVFSAYIKEVDEKPAPTPWGSKMPFGQVMAEFGGAGSGGWVHSVCFSASGNRLAWVSHDSTVTVVDPTKSSTPSQLKTEFLALLSVTFVSENNIVAAGHDCCPMLFNFDDGGNLTFISKLDIPKQSIQRNISAMERFRNMDKRATTEDRNSTLETLHQNSITQVSIYEGDKRDCRKFCTTGIDGAMTIWDFKTLESSIQGLRIM, from the exons atgtcacTCCACCAGTTTCTCTTGGAGCCCATCACATGCCATGCATGGAACAGGGACAGGACCC aaATTGCTATAAGTCCGAATAATCATGAGGTCCATATATACAAGAAGAGTGGGAATCAGTGGATAAAAGCCCATGAACTAAAAGAACACAATGGGCACATTACAG GCATTGACTGGGCTCCTAAAAGCGATCGGATTGTAACCTGCGGAGCGGATCGCAACGCTTACGTATGGAGCCAGAAGGACGGCGTGTGGAAGCCCACTCTCGTCATCCTCAGGATCAACCGTGCTGCCACGTTCGTGAAGTGGTCTCCGCTGGAGAACAAGTTCGCGGTGGGCAGTGGAGCTCGCCTCATATCTGTTTGCTACTTTGAGTCTGAAAATGACTG GTGGGTGAGCAAACATATCAAGAAGCCAATCCGCTCCACTGTCCTCAGTCTCGACTGGCATCCAAACAATGTGCTTCTGGCAGCTGGGTCATGTGACTTCAAATGCAG GGTGTTTTCTGCATACATCAAGGAGGTGGATGAGAAGCCAGCTCCAACTCCATGGGGATCCAAGATGCCGTTTGGCCAAGTGATGGCAGAGTTTGGTGGAGCAGGCAGTGGAGGTTGGGTCCACAGTGTCTGTTTTTCTGCCAGTGGAAATCGCCTGGCCTGGGTCAGCCATGACAGCACTGTGACCGTGGTGGATCCCACAAAAAGCTCAAC GCCGAGCCAGTTGAAGACAGAGTTCCTTGCTCTTCTGAGTGTGACCTTTGTGTCTGAGAACAACATTGTTGCAGCG gGTCATGACTGCTGCCCAATGCTGTTTAATTTCGATGATGGTGGAAACTTGACCTTCATATCCAAGTTGGACATTCCAAAGCAGAGCATCCAGCGCAACATCTCTGCCATGGAGCGTTTCCGCAACATGGACAAGAGAGCCACTACCGAGGATCGCAATAGCACTCTGGAGACCCTTCACCAGAACAGCATCAC CCAAGTGTCTATATATGAAGGAGACAAAAGAGATTGTCGCAAATTCTGCACTACAGGAATCGATGGAGCGATGACCATATGGGACTTTAAG ACTTTAGAGTCTTCTATCCAAGGCCTGCGGATCATGTAA
- the wipi2 gene encoding WD repeat domain phosphoinositide-interacting protein 2 encodes MNLASQSGEAGCSQLLFANFNQDNTSLAVGTKSGYKFFSLSSVDKLEQIYECTDTEDVCIVERLFSSSLVAIVSLKAPRKLKVCHFKKGTEICNYSYSNTILAVKLNRQRLIVCLEESLYIHNIRDMKVLHTIRETPPNPSGLCALSISNDNCYLAYPGSATIGEVQVFDTVNLRAANMIPAHDSPLAALAFDASGTKLATASEKGTVIRVFSIPEGQKLFEFRRGVKRCVSICSLAFSMEGLYLSASSNTETVHIFKLETQREKPQEEPTTWTGYFGKVLMASTTYLPAQVSEMFTQGRAFATVRLPFSGHKNICALAIIQKIPRLLVAAADGYLYLYNLDPQEGGECTLMKQHKLDGSAEPANEILEQTSHERPLVAQTYSTAIAKGYPEDQGAVGGAGVEDDVNALHLDEENEQPPLILETD; translated from the exons ATGAACCTGGCCAGTCAGAGCGGAGAGGCCGGCTGCAGCCAGCTGCTCTTCGCCAACTTTAACCAGGACAACAC GTCCTTAGCAGTTGGTACGAAATCTGGATACAAGTTTTTCTCTTTGTCATCGGTTGACAAATTGGAACAGATTTATGAATGTA CTGACACGGAAGATGTGTGTATTGTGGAAAGACTGTTCTCCAGTAGCCTTGTTGCTATTGTCAGCCTGAAGGCACCTAGGAAGCTCAAAGTGTGTCATTTCAAGAAGGGAACCGAGATATGTAACTACAGCTACTCGAACACTATACTGGCTGTAAAACTGAACAGACAG AGGTTGATAGTATGTCTGGAAGAATCACTGTATATCCACAACATCAGGGATATGAAAGTACTTCATACAATTCGAGAGACTCCTCCAAATCCATCAG GATTATGTGCACTTTCAATCAGTAATGACAACTGCTACCTGGCGTATCCAGGAAGTGCAACAATAGGGGAAGTGCAGGTTTTTGACACTGTTAATCTG AGGGCCGCTAATATGATCCCGGCTCACGACAGCCCGTTAGCAGCACTGGCTTTTGATGCAAGTGGAACAAAACTTGCCACAGCTTCTGAgaag GGAACTGTCATTCGAGTGTTCTCCATTCCAGAGGGCCAGAAGCTCTTTGAGTTCAGGAGGGGAGTGAAGAG ATGTGTGAGtatctgctccctggccttcaGTATGGAAGGACTTTATCTGTCTGCCTCTAGCAACACAGAGACGGTTCATATCTTTAAGCTGGAGACACAGAGGGAAAA GCCACAGGAGGAGCCTACTACTTGGACAGGATACTTTGGGAAAGTACTGATGGCCTCCACTACTTATCTGCCTGCGCAGGTGTCTGAGATGTTCACACAAGGACGGGCCTTTGCTACAGTCAGACTGCCATTTTCAGGACATAAGAACATCTGTGCTTTAGCCAT AATCCAGAAGATTCCACGTCTTCTGGTGGCGGCAGCAGATGGCTACCTTTACCTGTACAACCTGGACCCTCAGGAGGGGGGAGAATGCACACTGATGAAGCAGCACAa GTTAGATGGAAGCGCTGAACCCGCAAATGAAATTCTAGAGCAGACGTCCCATGAGCGCCCACTAGTGGCACAGACCTACAGCACTGCCATTGCCAAAG GTTACCCTGAGGATCAGGGAGCAGTGGGTGGAGCTGGCGTGGAGGACGACGTGAATGCCCTGCACCTGGATGAGGAAAATGAGCAGCCTCCCCTAATCCTGGAGACAGACTGA